One Chroicocephalus ridibundus chromosome 10, bChrRid1.1, whole genome shotgun sequence DNA window includes the following coding sequences:
- the CEP15 gene encoding centrosomal protein 15 — protein sequence MSSYLAQEVHLARRHKEILSQRSELLQQMETYLGDKKTKKTWQTQAADAARKRNAALLNDIEAAEKKLQERVYLLPHPDTVKLETLYWASIKESLPKWEQFLLGRAEVPIGFTKMKTTKLNISYPEEDSQK from the exons ATGTCATCCTATTTGGCTCAGGAGGTTCACCTTGCTAGAAGACACAAAGAGAT ACTGTCTCAGAGATCAGAGCTGCTACAGCAGATGGAGACTTATCTAGGAGACAAAAAGACTAAAAAGACATGGCAAACTCAAGCAGCTGATGCAGCTCGTAAAAGGAATGCAGCACTTTTAAAT GAtatagaagcagcagaaaaaaagctgcaagaaagAGTGTATTTACTTCCACATCCCGATACTGTTAAGTTAGAA ACTCTCTATTGGGCATCAATAAAAGAATCTCTTCCCAAGTGGGAACAGTTTCTTTTAGGAAGAGCAGAAGTTCCTATTGGTTTTACGAAAATGAAAACTACAAAACTGAACATAAGCTACCCTGAAGAAGATTCACAAAAATAA